The following are from one region of the Halogeometricum sp. S3BR5-2 genome:
- a CDS encoding archaellin/type IV pilin N-terminal domain-containing protein translates to MFEKFEADRGQVGIGTLIVFIAMVLVAAIAAGVLVNTAGFLQATAQDAGTQSVDKVTNRLDVVSKHGIVNDEDGELTVDSLNLTVRLAAGSGSVSMEDTTIKYVSGSTARNLVYDNATTNNLGTSLGYVNASKDPLADGTNNGLNATEFTAYALEDGDDTSFPVLSNQGDRYEIIINTSVVEKTPMKGLSTGETVNLEITSRSGGSSQVILTMPQQLAGKNDNDPIAL, encoded by the coding sequence ATGTTCGAAAAATTTGAAGCCGACCGCGGTCAGGTCGGTATCGGTACGCTCATCGTGTTCATCGCGATGGTCCTCGTCGCGGCGATCGCCGCCGGAGTCCTCGTGAACACGGCGGGCTTCTTGCAGGCCACCGCACAGGACGCGGGGACACAGAGCGTCGACAAGGTCACGAATCGCCTCGACGTCGTGAGTAAGCACGGCATCGTGAACGATGAAGATGGCGAGCTTACAGTTGACAGTCTGAACCTGACAGTTCGCCTCGCGGCAGGTTCCGGCAGTGTCTCGATGGAAGATACAACCATCAAGTACGTGAGCGGAAGCACGGCGCGAAACCTTGTGTACGACAACGCGACGACTAACAACCTTGGAACGAGCCTCGGGTACGTCAACGCGTCTAAAGATCCCCTCGCAGATGGGACTAACAACGGTCTCAACGCAACCGAGTTCACTGCCTACGCGCTTGAAGACGGCGACGACACCTCGTTCCCCGTCCTCAGCAATCAGGGCGACCGCTACGAGATCATCATCAACACGTCTGTCGTTGAGAAGACCCCCATGAAGGGCCTCAGCACCGGTGAGACCGTCAACCTCGAAATCACCAGCCGCTCTGGCGGCTCCAGCCAGGTCATCCTGACGATGCCTCAGCAGCTCGCGGGTAAGAACGACAACGACCCCATCGCCCTCTAA
- a CDS encoding ArsR/SmtB family transcription factor encodes MESDRTLAALGNEYNPDILRAADEPHSAQEFSKMLDIPIATCYRRIEELTAAGLLELHDRVLSDEHRRTNVYRREVDEIVIRFDGQECNVQVTERPEVKNKLDDVWRKIAQD; translated from the coding sequence ATGGAGTCTGACAGGACCCTCGCAGCGCTCGGCAACGAATACAACCCCGATATCTTACGCGCCGCGGACGAACCGCACTCCGCACAGGAGTTCAGTAAAATGCTCGACATTCCGATCGCGACGTGCTATCGGCGCATCGAGGAACTCACGGCCGCCGGCCTCCTCGAACTCCACGACAGGGTCCTCTCGGACGAGCACCGGCGAACGAACGTCTACCGACGCGAGGTCGACGAGATAGTCATCCGGTTCGACGGGCAGGAGTGCAACGTGCAGGTGACCGAGCGCCCCGAAGTGAAGAACAAACTCGACGACGTCTGGCGGAAGATCGCGCAGGACTGA